From Sphingobium sp. RAC03, a single genomic window includes:
- the wecB gene encoding non-hydrolyzing UDP-N-acetylglucosamine 2-epimerase: MKVAMVFGTRPEAIKMFPVVHALRARSGVETRVIVTAQHRGLLDQVLAIAGIVPDIDLDVMVPNQTLDGLTAKLIVELGKAFDAEKPDRVVVHGDTLTTMVASLAAYYRKVPVAHVEAGLRSGDIHHPWPEEVNRRVVACIADMNFAPTQAAADALLAESRAAASIHITGNTVIDALLATRERVLADPSLAYGLDALAARFAGKRIIAVTSHRRENFGGGMEAIARSIADIAARPDVAVIFPVHPNPHVRPVMDAVLGDLPNVAMIEPLDYPHFVRLLDMCHLVLTDSGGVQEEAPSLGKPVLVMRETTERPEGVDAGTAKLVGADRDRIVREVLSLLDDSQAYDAMARAHNPFGDGKAAERIARVIAGE; the protein is encoded by the coding sequence ATGAAAGTCGCCATGGTATTCGGGACCCGCCCGGAAGCGATCAAGATGTTCCCGGTCGTCCACGCCCTGCGCGCGCGATCCGGGGTCGAGACGCGGGTCATAGTGACCGCGCAGCACCGCGGGTTGCTGGACCAGGTATTGGCGATCGCAGGCATCGTGCCGGACATCGACCTCGACGTGATGGTGCCGAACCAGACGCTCGACGGGTTGACCGCCAAGCTGATCGTCGAACTCGGCAAGGCGTTCGACGCCGAAAAGCCCGACCGCGTCGTCGTGCATGGCGACACGTTGACGACCATGGTGGCCAGCCTTGCGGCTTATTATCGCAAGGTTCCGGTGGCCCATGTCGAGGCAGGGCTGCGCAGCGGCGACATTCATCATCCCTGGCCCGAAGAGGTGAATCGCCGCGTGGTCGCCTGCATAGCCGACATGAATTTCGCGCCGACGCAGGCGGCGGCCGATGCACTGTTGGCCGAAAGCCGAGCCGCGGCCAGCATCCATATTACCGGCAATACCGTGATCGACGCTTTGCTAGCGACGCGCGAGCGCGTGCTGGCGGACCCGTCACTGGCATATGGGCTGGATGCCTTGGCAGCGCGTTTCGCGGGCAAGCGGATCATTGCCGTGACCAGCCACAGGCGCGAGAATTTCGGCGGCGGCATGGAAGCCATCGCCCGGTCCATCGCGGACATTGCGGCGCGCCCCGATGTCGCGGTCATCTTCCCGGTCCACCCCAACCCCCATGTCCGGCCGGTCATGGATGCGGTGCTGGGCGACTTGCCCAATGTCGCCATGATCGAGCCGCTCGACTATCCGCATTTCGTCCGCTTGCTCGATATGTGCCATCTGGTGCTGACCGACAGCGGCGGCGTGCAGGAGGAAGCGCCGTCGCTAGGTAAGCCCGTATTGGTGATGCGCGAAACGACCGAGCGGCCCGAAGGCGTGGATGCGGGCACGGCCAAGCTGGTGGGCGCGGATCGCGACCGGATTGTCCGCGAGGTGCTGTCGCTGCTGGACGACAGCCAAGCCTATGACGCGATGGCGCGCGCGCATAATCCGTTCGGCGACGGCAAGGCGGCGGAGCGGATTGCGCGCGTCATCGCAGGGGAATAG
- the wecC gene encoding UDP-N-acetyl-D-mannosamine dehydrogenase, with the protein MPVDTKQKVSVIGLGYIGLPTAALIARGGCQVVGVDVSAHVVETVNSGRVHIEEVDLDGLVQGVVARGNLRASLAVEESDVFIIAVPTPVSEDHAPDISYVLQAARTIAPVLKAGDTVILESTSPVGTTEAMRDVIGSMRPDLKMPGRGVQGDIAIAYCPERVLPGRILVELIDNDRCIGGITPRCARKALGFYRQFVRGACITTTARAAEMVKLVENSFRDVNIAFANELSVIAENMDIDVWEVIRLANRHPRVNILSPGPGVGGHCIAVDPWFIVHSDPENARIIRTAREVNDGKTDYVVAKASDMIDMFAHENVACLGLAFKANIDDFRESPAVKVAARLARRYGRRIKLVEPYAQALPMEFVGTGAELMDLDTALEQCGVFVILVDHDMFKSVPVDERADKTVYDTRGIWSDQPRRIAEPAPGRMAL; encoded by the coding sequence ATGCCCGTCGACACCAAGCAGAAGGTTTCCGTCATTGGCCTTGGCTATATCGGCTTGCCGACCGCTGCGTTGATTGCGCGCGGGGGTTGCCAGGTGGTGGGCGTCGACGTGTCCGCCCATGTGGTGGAGACGGTCAATTCGGGCCGGGTGCATATCGAGGAAGTCGATCTCGACGGGTTGGTGCAGGGCGTCGTAGCGCGCGGCAATCTGCGCGCCTCGCTGGCGGTCGAGGAAAGCGATGTCTTCATCATCGCGGTGCCGACGCCCGTGTCGGAAGACCATGCGCCCGACATCAGCTATGTCCTGCAAGCGGCCCGCACCATCGCGCCGGTGTTGAAGGCAGGCGACACGGTCATTCTTGAATCAACCTCACCGGTCGGCACGACCGAGGCGATGCGCGACGTGATCGGCAGCATGCGGCCGGACCTCAAAATGCCAGGTAGGGGTGTGCAGGGCGACATCGCCATTGCCTATTGCCCGGAACGAGTCCTGCCCGGCCGCATCCTGGTCGAACTGATCGACAATGATCGCTGCATTGGCGGCATCACGCCGCGTTGCGCGCGCAAGGCGCTGGGCTTTTATCGCCAGTTCGTGCGCGGGGCCTGCATCACCACGACGGCGCGCGCGGCGGAAATGGTCAAGCTCGTCGAAAACAGCTTCCGCGACGTCAATATCGCCTTCGCCAATGAATTGTCCGTCATCGCCGAGAATATGGACATCGATGTGTGGGAGGTGATCCGTCTCGCCAACCGCCATCCGCGCGTCAATATCCTCTCGCCTGGTCCCGGCGTTGGTGGCCATTGCATCGCGGTTGACCCCTGGTTCATCGTCCACAGCGACCCGGAAAATGCGCGCATCATCCGCACCGCGCGCGAGGTGAATGACGGCAAGACCGACTATGTCGTGGCCAAGGCATCCGACATGATCGACATGTTCGCGCATGAAAATGTCGCCTGCCTCGGTCTCGCGTTCAAGGCGAATATCGATGATTTCCGCGAAAGCCCGGCGGTGAAGGTCGCGGCCCGGCTCGCGCGTCGCTATGGTCGTCGCATCAAGCTGGTCGAACCCTATGCCCAGGCATTGCCGATGGAATTTGTCGGGACCGGCGCGGAATTGATGGATCTCGATACGGCTCTGGAACAATGTGGCGTATTCGTCATTCTTGTCGATCATGACATGTTCAAATCGGTTCCCGTCGACGAGCGCGCCGACAAGACGGTCTATGACACGCGCGGCATCTGGTCGGATCAGCCGCGCCGGATCGCGGAGCCTGCACCGGGACGCATGGCACTCTAA
- a CDS encoding polysaccharide biosynthesis/export family protein: MTRTNSIKRVIATLTACGLVGGCATVEDAPRGDAAYAIVTAPPEVGIDYRIAPDDVLRIQVYHEPGLSLEDAQVSASGMVRMPLIGDVPVAGLSAGDAADAIAARLGERYLVSPQVTLFVKKAVGRRVTLDGEVREPGLYPVEGRLTLSQAVALGKGPTRLASLSQIVVIRQIEGERQAAMFDLGAIRKGEAPDPEILPGDSIIIGLSRAKAIIGGGLIALPALATGFIALDGGR, encoded by the coding sequence ATGACGCGCACGAACAGCATCAAACGCGTAATCGCGACACTGACGGCCTGTGGGCTGGTCGGGGGCTGTGCGACCGTGGAGGATGCGCCCCGCGGCGATGCAGCCTATGCCATTGTCACGGCACCGCCCGAAGTCGGTATCGATTATCGCATCGCGCCCGACGACGTGCTGCGCATCCAGGTCTATCATGAACCCGGCTTGTCGCTGGAAGATGCGCAGGTAAGTGCGAGCGGCATGGTCCGCATGCCGCTGATCGGCGATGTGCCCGTGGCAGGTCTGTCCGCCGGGGACGCGGCCGATGCCATCGCCGCGCGATTAGGCGAACGCTATCTGGTGTCGCCGCAGGTCACCTTGTTCGTTAAGAAGGCGGTGGGCCGTCGCGTGACGCTCGACGGTGAAGTCCGCGAACCGGGCCTGTATCCAGTCGAAGGACGATTGACGCTGAGCCAGGCGGTGGCACTGGGCAAGGGGCCGACCCGGCTCGCCAGCCTTTCACAAATCGTCGTGATCCGGCAGATCGAAGGCGAACGGCAGGCCGCGATGTTCGACTTGGGGGCCATCCGCAAGGGCGAGGCACCCGATCCTGAAATCCTACCGGGCGACAGCATCATCATCGGCCTGTCGCGGGCCAAGGCGATCATCGGCGGGGGCCTGATCGCGCTGCCCGCTCTGGCAACAGGCTTCATTGCGCTGGATGGAGGGCGATGA
- a CDS encoding GumC family protein, with translation MTPILTNRDLDATPGHGRAARMTAAARRGWLVLRRHRVILFVTMALCLLAGVLAILMSTPDYRATASVEVEDVPAGAAGADATPRAATDNIEAMMQTELEVLRSRALAEAVAQDLALVGTPTFLKGMGHRRPTGGTGSLSQRQVEQEQVVALLRDNLEVELPGKSRVLRISFVSADPVLSARVANSYADNLIRADLKRGFESGVQARRFLLGELDGARRDLARAERELAVYAARLGMEPGKDAPPSEDSITTRLAQLNAFRAQALADRIAAQKTWEGARRASVETLPEVLNNGAMQTLMAERAKARAALVEERQFRKDAHPEMREARARLAALDDQAQEMANRIRASLKERYDVAVHGETQITAEIADLERQGQAAQGRDVQLGIYERSVDTYRMLHDSLLQRYRDMASQAGFQAGRIQPLDRAAVPTKPFSPRIGVTLLLAAIGGILLGLLLVAARHIFDDAVTSADTLAERVGLPLLGSVPVTGDNPQPPEIFAPIASSLLLASAAGLPRSILVTSAQEGEGKSLTLHALALALGRMGKRVLVIDGDMRRPVQHSLFRVTPARGISEVLTGQATAQESIIDSGVPGVFLLPCGAVPPNPAELLATPALDALLDSVRDAYDTVLIDAPPILGLGDTPLLAARVQASLLVVEWGRNHHGGLRAAVERLRQAGGTLIGAILTKQQGRMMEYDYHRGG, from the coding sequence ATGACGCCGATCTTGACCAATCGCGATCTCGACGCGACGCCGGGCCATGGCCGCGCCGCGCGGATGACGGCTGCGGCCCGGCGGGGCTGGCTGGTGCTGCGTCGGCATCGGGTGATCCTGTTCGTCACCATGGCCCTGTGCCTGCTGGCTGGTGTCTTGGCGATCCTGATGTCAACGCCGGATTATCGCGCAACGGCCTCGGTCGAAGTCGAGGATGTGCCGGCCGGGGCTGCAGGTGCCGACGCCACGCCGCGCGCGGCGACCGACAATATCGAAGCGATGATGCAGACCGAACTCGAAGTGCTGCGCAGCCGTGCGCTGGCCGAGGCGGTGGCCCAGGATCTGGCGCTGGTCGGCACGCCGACCTTTTTGAAGGGCATGGGGCATAGACGTCCGACCGGCGGCACCGGAAGCCTGAGCCAGCGCCAGGTCGAGCAGGAGCAGGTGGTAGCGCTGCTGCGTGACAATCTGGAAGTCGAACTGCCCGGCAAGTCGCGCGTGTTGCGCATCAGCTTCGTCAGCGCCGACCCGGTGTTGTCAGCGCGGGTCGCCAACAGCTATGCCGACAATCTGATCCGGGCCGATCTCAAGCGCGGCTTCGAATCGGGGGTGCAGGCGCGGCGTTTCCTGCTGGGCGAACTGGATGGCGCACGCCGCGATCTGGCGCGGGCGGAACGGGAACTCGCGGTCTATGCCGCCCGATTGGGGATGGAGCCAGGCAAGGATGCGCCGCCGTCCGAAGATAGCATCACCACCCGGCTGGCGCAGCTCAATGCTTTTCGCGCGCAGGCGCTGGCCGACCGGATCGCCGCGCAAAAGACATGGGAGGGCGCGCGGCGCGCCAGCGTCGAGACGCTGCCTGAAGTGTTGAACAATGGCGCGATGCAGACATTGATGGCGGAGCGGGCAAAGGCGCGCGCGGCCTTGGTCGAAGAACGGCAGTTCCGCAAGGATGCTCATCCCGAAATGCGCGAAGCCCGCGCGCGCCTCGCGGCGCTGGACGATCAGGCACAGGAAATGGCCAACCGCATCCGTGCCTCGCTCAAGGAACGTTATGATGTCGCCGTCCATGGTGAAACCCAGATCACTGCCGAAATCGCGGATCTGGAGCGGCAGGGACAGGCGGCGCAAGGGCGTGACGTGCAACTGGGCATCTATGAACGGTCGGTCGATACCTATCGGATGCTGCATGACAGCCTGCTCCAGCGCTATCGCGACATGGCATCGCAGGCGGGCTTTCAGGCCGGGCGCATCCAGCCGCTCGATCGCGCCGCCGTTCCGACCAAGCCCTTTTCGCCGCGCATCGGCGTGACCTTGTTGCTGGCAGCGATCGGCGGCATTCTTCTTGGACTGCTGTTGGTGGCAGCGCGTCACATATTCGATGACGCGGTGACGTCAGCCGATACGCTGGCCGAGCGGGTTGGCCTGCCCTTGCTGGGTTCAGTGCCCGTAACAGGCGACAATCCGCAGCCGCCGGAGATTTTCGCGCCGATCGCCTCGTCGCTGTTGCTGGCATCGGCGGCTGGTTTGCCACGATCCATCCTGGTCACCAGCGCGCAGGAAGGGGAGGGCAAGTCGCTGACGCTCCATGCGCTTGCCCTCGCCTTGGGGCGGATGGGCAAGCGCGTGCTGGTGATCGACGGCGACATGCGCCGCCCGGTCCAGCACAGCCTGTTCCGCGTTACGCCCGCACGCGGCATTAGCGAAGTGCTGACCGGGCAGGCAACGGCGCAGGAGTCGATCATCGACAGCGGCGTGCCGGGCGTGTTCCTGCTGCCTTGCGGCGCGGTGCCACCCAATCCAGCCGAGTTGCTGGCGACCCCGGCACTCGACGCCTTATTGGATTCGGTGCGCGATGCCTATGATACGGTGCTAATCGACGCCCCCCCGATCCTGGGGCTGGGCGACACGCCTCTGCTCGCCGCGCGGGTGCAGGCAAGCCTGCTGGTGGTCGAATGGGGCCGCAACCATCATGGCGGCCTGCGCGCCGCCGTGGAGCGACTGCGGCAAGCTGGCGGCACGCTGATCGGGGCAATCCTGACCAAGCAGCAGGGGCGCATGATGGAATATGATTATCACCGGGGCGGGTAG
- the purQ gene encoding phosphoribosylformylglycinamidine synthase subunit PurQ: MKSAVIVFPGSNCDRDLAVAFEAATGAKPVMVWHRDTELPDDIDLIGVPGGFSYGDYLRSGAMAARSPVMQAVAQAADRGVFVLGICNGFQVLTESGLLPGALLRNAGGHFVCRDVALTVENAQSAFTSRYAAGERIAYPVAHHDGNYFADDATLDRLEGEGRVALRYAESVNGSARNIAGILNDKGNVLGMMPHPERVIEAAHGATDGKRLFEGLVEGLMARA; the protein is encoded by the coding sequence ATGAAGAGCGCGGTCATCGTCTTTCCCGGCAGCAATTGCGACCGCGACCTGGCGGTGGCGTTCGAGGCGGCAACGGGTGCCAAGCCAGTCATGGTGTGGCATCGTGATACGGAATTGCCCGACGATATCGACCTGATCGGCGTGCCCGGCGGCTTTTCCTATGGCGACTATCTGCGCTCCGGGGCGATGGCGGCGCGCTCGCCGGTCATGCAGGCGGTCGCGCAGGCGGCGGATCGCGGCGTGTTCGTGCTTGGCATCTGCAACGGGTTCCAGGTGCTGACCGAAAGCGGGCTGCTACCCGGCGCTCTGCTGCGCAATGCCGGTGGGCATTTCGTGTGCCGCGACGTCGCCCTGACCGTCGAGAATGCGCAGAGCGCCTTCACCAGCCGCTATGCGGCGGGCGAGCGCATTGCCTATCCCGTCGCCCATCATGACGGCAATTATTTCGCCGATGACGCGACGCTCGACCGGCTGGAAGGCGAAGGCCGGGTTGCGCTGCGTTATGCGGAAAGCGTCAACGGGTCCGCGCGCAACATTGCGGGCATATTGAACGACAAGGGCAATGTGCTGGGTATGATGCCGCACCCCGAACGGGTGATCGAAGCCGCCCATGGCGCGACCGACGGCAAGCGCCTGTTCGAGGGACTGGTCGAAGGGTTGATGGCGCGGGCCTGA
- the purS gene encoding phosphoribosylformylglycinamidine synthase subunit PurS translates to MKARIFVTLKGGVLDPQGRAIHHALEGLGFDGVNDVRAGKLIELDLADGTSDEDIDAMCRKLLANTVIENYRIEKVA, encoded by the coding sequence ATGAAAGCCCGTATCTTCGTCACCCTCAAGGGCGGTGTGCTCGATCCGCAGGGCCGCGCGATCCACCACGCCCTCGAAGGGCTGGGGTTCGACGGCGTCAATGACGTGCGTGCGGGCAAGCTGATCGAACTCGACCTGGCCGATGGCACCAGCGACGAGGATATTGACGCCATGTGCCGCAAGCTGCTGGCCAATACGGTGATCGAAAACTACCGCATCGAAAAGGTCGCCTGA